The [Clostridium] scindens ATCC 35704 nucleotide sequence ATGTTCTTCCGTCATCTACTTCTGCCTTGTTATCTTCCAGATATTCCCGGATAAACCGGGATACCTCGGCTTCTTTAAATGACATCCCGCCCAACAGTTCCTTCATCTGCTTCGTGTCAAGCGTAAATTCCTTCTCGTCATATGCATATCTATAATGGAAATCAATCTGTTCATTGAATACGATCAGCGTAAACATCGTAGAATTAATATCCCCGAGCGGCATCCTGTCAATATGGGACAATCCAAAAACCGCCTTCACGCAGGTTCCTTCGTTTACACGGGACGCAATCTGGAAACTCCCTCCCGTGCTCTCCGCTGCCTGCTTAAAAAAGGGAATTCCAAGTCCTACCCTTCTGGTGGTTCTGGTCGTATAAAACGGATCGGTCACTCTTCTAACCTGCTCCTCATCCATCCCGCATCCGTCATCCCTGATCATAATCTCCAAGGTGTCCTTTTGGCTGTCGGCAATCACGTCAATCTCTATGTAACCGGCTCCCGCCCGTATGGAATTCTCCGCCACATCCAATATATTCAATGAGATTTCTGGCATCATATCTATTCATATTTGGCCAGAATATCATCGATATCATCCACGGTAAGCCGGCCATACACTTCATCATTAACCATCATAACAGGAGCAAGTCCACAGGCGCCTACGCAGCGGCAGGCATCCAGCGAGAACTTGCCGTCCGGCGTACATTCCCCTCCCACGATTCCTAATTTTTCCATCAGCTTGTTATAGATATCTCCCGAGCCCTTTACATAACAAGCCGTGCCAAGACAGACAGATATACGGTAGCGTCCCTTTGGATTTAGGTTAAACTGGGAATAAAAGGTGACAACTCCATAGATCTTTTCCAGTGGAATTCCGGTTTCATTAGAAATGATTTTCTGAACTTCAATCGGCAGATAGCCATAGATGTCCTGGGCCCTTTGCAGAATAGGCATCAGGGAACCTTTCTCATCTTTCAGTTCATGGATTACTTCTAACAGTTCTTTTTCTTGCTCTTTCGTCCCATTGAACTGAACTGTAGATTTTTTAGAAAGCATTGTTTTTACCTCCCTTTACTATCTTTTTTGGTGACAATTTGGTACATTCGCGTTGAATTACTTATTCATTCTATCATACAAAAATACAAAAATCTATAGTTTTTTCTTGTCAATTTTGTTAACTTTCAGACAGTTGCGTTTGATATTTCACTATCATTATGTTAAAAAATGTACAATATTTTTCTCGGTTTTTTAGTAATATTATACAACCGCAGTTGATTTTCACTTATCTGAATGATATACTTATAAAAATAAGTCTATTAATACGCAGGAGGTATTTATGACAATCGGAAGAATAAAAGCCTTATTAGAGGCAGATGTGCTGTATGGCGAAGACACCTTGGATGATGAAGTGAATTACGCGTTTTCTTCAGACATGATGAGTGACGTTCTGGCCTATGCTGACGAGCATTCTGCCTTGATTACCGGCCTTTGCAATCCCCAGGTGGTGAGGACGGCGGAGATGCTTGATATTGTCTGTATCATATTTGTAAGAAATAAGATTCCGAATCAGAGTATCCTGGCGCTTGCGGAAGAAAAAGGAATTGTCATCTTATGCACGGCGCGAGGCATGTTTACGACTTGCGGCATACTATACAGCAATGGACTACTTGGAGGTGCAAATATTTAATGGGTGAAAACCTAATCTTACATTACGACATATCAGGCGACGATTTTACACGTGCCGGCGAAGCCAGCAGCGATGTAAAGAACAAACTAAAAGTCATGGGTGTAGATAACAATGTGATACGAAAAATGGCCATTGCCATGTATGAAGGCGAGATCAATATGGTAATCCATGCCAACGGCGGAACCATTACCGTCGAGATATCCCACGACAGCATACGGATGATTCTTGCTGATACCGGCCCAGGTATCGCAGATATTGACAAGGCAATGGAGAAAGGCTATTCCACTGCCCCTGAAGAAGTGCGCGCATTAGGCTTTGGCGCAGGGATGGGATTGCCGAACATGAAAAAATATTCCGACTATATGAACATTGAAACCACCATTGGCGTCGGCACTACCGTGACCATGGATGTTCATTTATAGACAGCAGGGAGGGAGAAGCTTGGACAAATTCATTCATTCAGTAAAACTAGACGAAGATGCCTGCATCGGCTGTATAAACTGCATTAAATACTGTCCGACCCAGGCCATACGGGTACATAACGGGAAGGCTAAGATCACGCCGGAATTCTGCGTTGACTGCGGCCGCTGCCTGCGCTATTGCCCGCATCACGCGAAGATTGCCATCTATGATTCCATTGAAGAGATCCGCAATTACAAGTATACGGTTGCCCTGCCCGCCCCTTCTCTCTATACGCAGTTCAACAATCTGACCAACGTGGACATCGTCTTAAACGCACTGCTGTCCATGGGGTTTGACGATGTGTTTGAAGTCAGCGCGGCTGCCGAACTGGTATCGGAGGCGTCCCGCGCCTACATCAGCGAGCATCGGGACGAAGCGCCTTTTATCAGCACGGCCTGTCCTACCATCGTAAGAATTATCCGCGTCAAGTATCCTACGCTGATACCGCGGCTGCTTCCCCTGAAGCCCCCGGTAGAAGTGGCGGCTGAAATAGCCCGGAAAAGGGCGATTGAAAAGACGGGTCTAAAGTCCGAAGATATCGGCATATTCTTTATATCTCCATGCCCGTCAAAGGTGACCTACGTCAAATCCCCTCTGGGAATTGAAAAAAGCCAGATTGACAAAGTGCTTGCCATAAAAGAGGTTTATCCCATTCTTCTGGAGCATATGACTCACGATGAGAGCAAGCTTAAGCCTCTGGCCGCGTCTGGTCGCATCGGAATCGGCTGGAGCAATGCCGGCGGAGAATCCGCAGGACTGATCACCGATAATTACCTGGCCTGCGACGGCATCATGAGCGCGCTTCGCGTTCTTGGGGATCTGGAGGATGAAAAGTTCCATGGCTTAAAATTCGTAGAGTTGAATGCCTGCAACGGCGGATGCGTGGGAGGTCCTCTCACTGTAGAGAATCCCTATGTTGCCACCGCCAAATCCAAGAAACTGCACAGATATCTTCCAGTGGCCCAGACTCATGCCAGCAATTTTGATGATATTGATTACCACTGGAACAACTTCGTAGAATATGAGCCTGTATTCCGCCTCGGCCATTCCTTCCGGGAAAGCCTGGAGATGATGGGTCTTATCGAGGAACTGACGGAGCAGCTGCCCGGACTTGACTGCGGCTCCTGCGGAGCCCCTACCTGCCGCGCTCTGGCAGAGGACATCGTACGCGGAGAGGCTACAAGAACCGACTGCATCTATGCCTTCCATGAGTATATCAACACGCTCTCCAAGGAGATCTCATTCCTCACCCGCTCGCTGAACCTAAGCTGTGGCAACAATGACGAGTCGGTAAGGATTCTGGAGGATTATACAGAGAGGCTTACAACAGAACTGGATAAAAAGGAGCGATGATTATGACGACTGTACAGACATTGATCGATGCCGGATTATTTGCCTTAAAGGAGCCTGGCAATGCATCCCGTAAGATCGCGAAGGTATTCTGCTGCGACCTCCTCAGCATAGCCATGAGCAAAGCGCCGGAAAACGGCGCCTGGGTCACTGTCATGGGAAACAAGAACACGCTGGCCGTGGCTTCCCTTTCGGATGTCTCCTGCATTATCCTGGCAGAGGGAATCACCTTTTCAGACGAGGATCTCGCCTGTGCCAAAAAGGAAGGAATTGCCGTTTTTGAGACGGAACTACCGGTCTTTGATGCTGCGCTTAAGATTCAGGAGCTGCTGTCATGATTCCCCTGTATTATGATCTTCATATGCATTCCTGCCTGTCTCCTTGCGGCGACGATGACATGACCCCTGCTAATCTCGTGGGCATGGCCGCCGTCAAGGGACTGGATGTGATTGCGCTGACAGATCACAATTCCTGCAGGAACTGTCCGGCTGCTATGAAGCATGGAGAAGAATATGGCGTTATCGTAATTCCAGGAATGGAACTGACCACATCAGAAGAAGTCCACGTGGTCTGCCTTTTTCCGACTCTTGACGATGCGCTTTCTTTTGATGCCTATGTCTACGACCATATCCTTCCCATAAAGAACAAGGAACATATCTTTGGCCGGCAGCAGATCATGGACAAGGAGGATCATGTCACCGGAAATGTCGAGCGCCTGCTGATCAGCGCCACAGATATCTCCTTTGACCGCATATTCGCCCTGGTCTCTTCCTACCACGGCATCGCATATCCGGCCCACATTGACAAAACTACAACAAGTTTGCTGTCCAATCTTGGCTTCGTTCCCCCTGACAGCACCTTTCTTTGTGCTGAAATTCACAATATGGGCAACCTTCACCGCATACAAAAAGAGCACCCTTACTTTCTGCAATGCAACATTGTCAGCAGTTCAGATGCTCACTATCTTGAAGATATAAATGAACCCTATTATCAGCTATATTCCGAGTCCCGATCCATCCCCGATATTCTGGCCGCACTCTTACGACGTACCTGGCGCTATTTCTCCCGGAAGCGGTAGCCCACTCCGATCTCCGTCAGCACATATTCAGGGCTTGCCGGATCCTTTTCAATCTTTCTTCTTAACGTTGCCATGAATACACGCAGGTTTCCGGCATCGATATCCTCCGCATACCCCCATATCTCCCGGATAATATAATTATGGGTCAGAACCTTCCCTCTGTTGGCGATCAGCAGCAGAAGTATCTTATACTCGATCGGAGTCAGATGCACCTCTTCTCCTTCCACCAGCACTTTCCGCTTCTCATAATCCACCGTCAGGCTACCGGTAGAGAACACGGTCATGATCTCTTCCTGCCGGGCCGTACCGGTTTTCCTTAGGCCGGCGCGTATTCTTGCCATCAGTTCTCCCATATAGAAAGGCTTCGTCACATAATCATCCGCCCCCGCATCCAGGGCCTGAATCTTCTCCCCTTCCTCCTGCCTGGCAGACACTACGATGATGGGAATATCCGAAACCTCCCGTACGCTTTTGATTACTTCCATGCCATCTCCATCCGGAAGCCCCAGATCCAGGATGATCAGATCCGGCTGATTGGCATAAAACAGGCTGACTGCCTCTTCCACAGACTTGGCAACAAAGAACGCATATTCTTCCTTTTTCAATGTCATGCTGATAAAATTTATAATATACTTGTCATCTTCTACGATCAATAACGTCTTCTTGTCTTCCATATCTTTTATTCCACTTGCTTGGCCGGAATCCAGAATATAAATCTGGCTCCCCTCACATTCCTGTTCTCCTCCCAAATATCACCGCCGTGGGCATGTACCACTTCTTTGCAAATGGTAAGTCCCAGCCCGATTCCGCGCTTCTGGTCCGTGCTTTTATCACCGCCGGAGACAAATTCATCAAATATCCGCTCCCTCAGTTCTTCCAAAACGCCATCCCCGTCATCCTCTATTACAAAATATGCCTTATTGTCCCGGTAGGACACGCTAAGAGATATGCTTCCGCCTTCTTTTGTATGCTTCATGGCATTGTCAAGCAGGTTGATGATCACCTGGGCAATCATCCTGGCATCCATATCCGCCACGATAACCTCCTTTGGCAACGATACCTGGAAATTCCGCCTGTCCCTCAGGCCGATCACGTGAAGGGATGCTTCATTAATCACATCATCAACGACTTCCGGACTCTTATTGATAAACTGCTGCCCGCTCTCGATCTTCGTCATGCTCAGGATATTCTCCATCATCTTCATCAGCCACATAGACTGCTCCATAATATCCTGTACCAGCTGGGCGCGCTCAGGCGAATCCATATCCTCGGATTCCAGGATCAGCCCGCAGTCGCCCATGATCCCGGTTAATGGCGTACGAAAGTCATGGGATATGCTTCTGAGCATGCTGCTCTTCATATGCTCCCGCTCCACCTCTACCTTGATCCGCTCCTGCTCCGCATAGATCATCTCCCGGTCAAGCGCGATCCCGATCTGGTTTGCTGCGGTCTTGACGATCAGCTCCTGCTCCACGCTGAGTCCCTGATTGTGGTTTAATACCTTCAGTATCCCTATCTGCTTCACCATGCCTATGATGGGAAACATCATGTAATCCCTGGAGGTATACTCCTTGCCCGCTCCGGATACCACCGTCTCATCCAGCAGTTCCACGATGCACTCATATCCCGTATGCTCATAGATGTGCCGTATGCCCAGTTCGATGATCTTTTCCTTGCCGGTAGCATTGATGAACTGTTCCGACATCTCGTACAGGCGGGTGGCAGTCTCCTCATTCTTCTTCGATATGATCAGCTGCTTCTGAAACCTGACGGTAAGGCTGGACGATATAAATGCGGCAATCAAAAAGAACGCCATGAGTGCCACATCGTTGGGATTCATGATGGCAAAGGTATGTACCGGCACCGTAAAAAAGTAATTGAATATCAGCACGCTGGAGATTGCGCCAAAGATTCCATATTCATACCCCCAGGTACAGGTGCTGACCAGAAGGACGCCCACCATGAATACCATAAGGACGTTCTCCTTGGCCACTCCAAATCGATTCAGGATCAGTCCCAGTATGCTGGCTGTTATCACGATCGCCGCCGTCTCTGCCATATATGCTATTTTTTTATTTTTTAACAGCGCTCTTATCTTCTCCATTTACCCATCATAGCATCTTACTTGATATTTGCCAATATCTTGTCTACGTCTTTCTTAAGACCGATCACCATAAGATGAATGCTGTCATTCATCTTGTAGTCAGCCCTTGGAAGCAGCTGCAGATGCCCGTTCTCCTTGATTCCCAGCACGCTTACGTGATATTTGGAGCGGATATCCACCTCCCGGATGCTTTTCCCTATCCAACTGTGCATTGGCGGAATCTCAAAGATGGAGTATCCTTCTGCCAGTTCGATATAGTCAAACACATGGTTGGCGCTGTGCTTGACTGCCAGCCGTTCCGCAATATCTCTGTCAGGATATATCACCTCGTCTGCCCCATTCCTTAACAGGAATTTGGCATGAATGTCACGGTTTGCCTTGCTTACCACATATTTCCCTCCCAGTTCCTTAACCAGACTGGTAATCTCCAGGCTGCTCTGAAAATTGGAGCCGATGCACACAAAACAGATGTCAAAGTTCCCCACCCCCAGATTCCTAAGTACTTCCTCATTGGTACAGTCCCCAATCTTTGCTGTCGTCGCTATGGGCAGCAAATCCTCCACATTCGCCTCCACCTTGTCTACAACCATCACTTCATTTCCAAGGCGGATCATATTCTTGCAAAGATGATGCCCAAACCTTCCTAAGCCAATAATTAATACAGATTTCATCTTTCTCTCCCCAATCTATTTTATTCTAGCCTATGGTAATCGGTTCTACCGGCACTTTCACCGGCACTTCGGCTTTATGCCCCCGAAGCGAAAGTGCGAACGTCAGGCTTCCAACCCTTCCACAGTACATCAAAAATACTAATACCAGCTTTGAAACCTCCGTCAGATCCCGCGTGATTCCGGTAGACATTCCTACCGTTCCGATTGCCGACGCTACTTCAAATACGATATCCATCACCGGCTGCGGCTGGATCGCTGCCAGAATCATCACTGCCATGAAAACCAGAAACAGATTCGTGCACAGAACCGTGCTGGCCTTGCGGATTGCGCCGTCATCCAGCCTTCGGCCAAATATATTGCAATAGGTCTTATTCCTTAGATTGGCGCTGACGTAGACAAGCAATACCACGAATGTGGTGGTTTTAATTCCGCCTGCCGTTGACCCGGGGCTGCCCCCGATAAACATGAGGAATATGGTAAGCATCTTGCTGTTATCGGTCAGCGCCGCCGTATCCACCGTATTGAATCCTGCCGTTCTTGCCGTCACAGAACCAAATAAGGAACTTAGCACCTTCCCTTGGGTGGACATTCCTTCCAGCGTGTTCTGGCTTTCAAACAGATATAGAAGCGCCGCCCCTCCGATTACCAGGATTGCCGTTGTCACCAGCACGATCTTGGTATGGAGACGGTATCGGCTGATATGATAGCGGTGGGCGGATACGTCATTCCAGACGAAAAATCCAATGCCGCCTATGATAATCAAGGCCATGATCACGATATTTACAAGCGGGTCATCATAATACCCGGTAAACGAAGCATAGGGGGCGTCTTTTCCCATCAGATCGAATCCGGCATTGCAGAATGCGGAAATGGAGTGGAAGATTCCATAATAGACAGCCTTTCCCCATCCCATCTGTTCCTGGAAGCGAAACGCCAGAAGCGCGGCTCCGACTCCTTCAAACAGGAGGGTTCCCAGCATGATCTTTTTTGCCAGTCGGACAATTCCTCCAATCTGCAGAATGTTGACGCTCTCTTGCAGCGTCCCCCGCATCCATAGTCCAATCTTCCTTCGGAGGATGATGGCAAAGAATACGCCAATGGTCATAAATCCCAGGCCGCCAATCTGAATCAGCGCCAGAATGATACACTGTCCGAACATCGTCCATTTGTTAAACGTGTCTGCGATTACCAGGCCCGTCACGCAGGATGCCGACGTGGCTGTAAAAAGGGCATCCGGGAATGAAGTTGCAAGTCCGTCCCTGCTGGCCGCCGGAAGCATCAGAAACAGCGACCCTATTAGGATGATCAGCGCATAGCCGATAACAATCATCTGTGTCTGCGTCAGTTTACGAATCATAACTTTCATGCTATCACGACCTCGTTTCCCGACATAGCATTTTCCAGCTGCTCTGTGATCTTGATATCCCGGTTCAGCACCTGGATATGAAAACGCTTGTATACGATATAATTTACTTGGTCGTTGCAGATACCATACAGTTGTTCCGTATGGTATATCTTTCGCAGCAGGTTACAGACGGAAAGATTGTCTTCATCCGAGGAAGATATGGCAATTACAAGACTGACATTCTTCCAGTCTTTTTTCAGGCATGCTTCTTCAATGAATACCGGACGCAACCCTCTGCTCTTAAGCCATCCTCCAATCTCTTCCGTCCACTCGTCCTCTCCAAACACAACCGCGCAGGATTCCTGCGACTCGTTTTGCTCCTCATCTGCCTGTAGTTTCTTTTCTTCTCCTACCCAGCGATCCAGCCGGAAGGTCAGGTAGTATCCATATCCGGCGGCTGCTGCAGTAATTAAAATTAATAGAATATTCGTCAACATATCATCACCCTCTTCTTCTACC carries:
- a CDS encoding ATP-binding protein, with protein sequence MMPEISLNILDVAENSIRAGAGYIEIDVIADSQKDTLEIMIRDDGCGMDEEQVRRVTDPFYTTRTTRRVGLGIPFFKQAAESTGGSFQIASRVNEGTCVKAVFGLSHIDRMPLGDINSTMFTLIVFNEQIDFHYRYAYDEKEFTLDTKQMKELLGGMSFKEAEVSRFIREYLEDNKAEVDDGRTL
- a CDS encoding response regulator; protein product: MEDKKTLLIVEDDKYIINFISMTLKKEEYAFFVAKSVEEAVSLFYANQPDLIILDLGLPDGDGMEVIKSVREVSDIPIIVVSARQEEGEKIQALDAGADDYVTKPFYMGELMARIRAGLRKTGTARQEEIMTVFSTGSLTVDYEKRKVLVEGEEVHLTPIEYKILLLLIANRGKVLTHNYIIREIWGYAEDIDAGNLRVFMATLRRKIEKDPASPEYVLTEIGVGYRFREK
- a CDS encoding [Fe-Fe] hydrogenase large subunit C-terminal domain-containing protein, with translation MDKFIHSVKLDEDACIGCINCIKYCPTQAIRVHNGKAKITPEFCVDCGRCLRYCPHHAKIAIYDSIEEIRNYKYTVALPAPSLYTQFNNLTNVDIVLNALLSMGFDDVFEVSAAAELVSEASRAYISEHRDEAPFISTACPTIVRIIRVKYPTLIPRLLPLKPPVEVAAEIARKRAIEKTGLKSEDIGIFFISPCPSKVTYVKSPLGIEKSQIDKVLAIKEVYPILLEHMTHDESKLKPLAASGRIGIGWSNAGGESAGLITDNYLACDGIMSALRVLGDLEDEKFHGLKFVELNACNGGCVGGPLTVENPYVATAKSKKLHRYLPVAQTHASNFDDIDYHWNNFVEYEPVFRLGHSFRESLEMMGLIEELTEQLPGLDCGSCGAPTCRALAEDIVRGEATRTDCIYAFHEYINTLSKEISFLTRSLNLSCGNNDESVRILEDYTERLTTELDKKER
- a CDS encoding ATP-binding protein; this translates as MGENLILHYDISGDDFTRAGEASSDVKNKLKVMGVDNNVIRKMAIAMYEGEINMVIHANGGTITVEISHDSIRMILADTGPGIADIDKAMEKGYSTAPEEVRALGFGAGMGLPNMKKYSDYMNIETTIGVGTTVTMDVHL
- a CDS encoding PHP domain-containing protein: MIPLYYDLHMHSCLSPCGDDDMTPANLVGMAAVKGLDVIALTDHNSCRNCPAAMKHGEEYGVIVIPGMELTTSEEVHVVCLFPTLDDALSFDAYVYDHILPIKNKEHIFGRQQIMDKEDHVTGNVERLLISATDISFDRIFALVSSYHGIAYPAHIDKTTTSLLSNLGFVPPDSTFLCAEIHNMGNLHRIQKEHPYFLQCNIVSSSDAHYLEDINEPYYQLYSESRSIPDILAALLRRTWRYFSRKR
- a CDS encoding potassium channel family protein, translating into MKSVLIIGLGRFGHHLCKNMIRLGNEVMVVDKVEANVEDLLPIATTAKIGDCTNEEVLRNLGVGNFDICFVCIGSNFQSSLEITSLVKELGGKYVVSKANRDIHAKFLLRNGADEVIYPDRDIAERLAVKHSANHVFDYIELAEGYSIFEIPPMHSWIGKSIREVDIRSKYHVSVLGIKENGHLQLLPRADYKMNDSIHLMVIGLKKDVDKILANIK
- a CDS encoding NADH-quinone oxidoreductase subunit NuoE family protein, with translation MLSKKSTVQFNGTKEQEKELLEVIHELKDEKGSLMPILQRAQDIYGYLPIEVQKIISNETGIPLEKIYGVVTFYSQFNLNPKGRYRISVCLGTACYVKGSGDIYNKLMEKLGIVGGECTPDGKFSLDACRCVGACGLAPVMMVNDEVYGRLTVDDIDDILAKYE
- a CDS encoding sensor histidine kinase; this encodes MEKIRALLKNKKIAYMAETAAIVITASILGLILNRFGVAKENVLMVFMVGVLLVSTCTWGYEYGIFGAISSVLIFNYFFTVPVHTFAIMNPNDVALMAFFLIAAFISSSLTVRFQKQLIISKKNEETATRLYEMSEQFINATGKEKIIELGIRHIYEHTGYECIVELLDETVVSGAGKEYTSRDYMMFPIIGMVKQIGILKVLNHNQGLSVEQELIVKTAANQIGIALDREMIYAEQERIKVEVEREHMKSSMLRSISHDFRTPLTGIMGDCGLILESEDMDSPERAQLVQDIMEQSMWLMKMMENILSMTKIESGQQFINKSPEVVDDVINEASLHVIGLRDRRNFQVSLPKEVIVADMDARMIAQVIINLLDNAMKHTKEGGSISLSVSYRDNKAYFVIEDDGDGVLEELRERIFDEFVSGGDKSTDQKRGIGLGLTICKEVVHAHGGDIWEENRNVRGARFIFWIPAKQVE
- a CDS encoding DRTGG domain-containing protein yields the protein MTIGRIKALLEADVLYGEDTLDDEVNYAFSSDMMSDVLAYADEHSALITGLCNPQVVRTAEMLDIVCIIFVRNKIPNQSILALAEEKGIVILCTARGMFTTCGILYSNGLLGGANI
- a CDS encoding TrkH family potassium uptake protein, with protein sequence MKVMIRKLTQTQMIVIGYALIILIGSLFLMLPAASRDGLATSFPDALFTATSASCVTGLVIADTFNKWTMFGQCIILALIQIGGLGFMTIGVFFAIILRRKIGLWMRGTLQESVNILQIGGIVRLAKKIMLGTLLFEGVGAALLAFRFQEQMGWGKAVYYGIFHSISAFCNAGFDLMGKDAPYASFTGYYDDPLVNIVIMALIIIGGIGFFVWNDVSAHRYHISRYRLHTKIVLVTTAILVIGGAALLYLFESQNTLEGMSTQGKVLSSLFGSVTARTAGFNTVDTAALTDNSKMLTIFLMFIGGSPGSTAGGIKTTTFVVLLVYVSANLRNKTYCNIFGRRLDDGAIRKASTVLCTNLFLVFMAVMILAAIQPQPVMDIVFEVASAIGTVGMSTGITRDLTEVSKLVLVFLMYCGRVGSLTFALSLRGHKAEVPVKVPVEPITIG